The genomic interval TGAAAACACCCCACACTCGGCATCTCACGGTCTCAAAGTCTTCCCCCCAAagtgaaacagaacaaaaatgtTAATACTTAATGCTGAAGCAcacacccagcacacacacacacatgtcattCCAAAGTTCCAATGCCTGGTCTTCTGATAGATGTACCTGTGGGGCCAGAAACAAGAAGCCACCCAAGAAAGCCGGAATTCTCTGAGGGCCTTCCAGCAACACCATCTACAAATATTAGAGCAAATGCCTTTGTTTGCAACAAAACTACTGAATGGTTGTCAATGGGATAAgttcatatattttattgaatgcaTATAATATAAACCAGTATTTCTCACATGTCTTCTTGCAAAgctgcaatttcttttttttaaataaattatttcttttaattggaggctaattactttacaatattgcagtggtttttgccatacattgatgtgagtcagccatgggtgtacatgtgtccccatcctgaacccccctcccacgtccctccccatcccatccctcagggtcatcccagtgcatcagccctgagcaccctgtctcatgcatcgaacctggactcgcgatctatttcacatatggtaatatacatatttcaatgctattctctcaaatcatcccaccctcgccttctctcacagagtccaaaagtatgttccttacctctgtgtctcttttgctgtcttgcatatagggtcatcgttaccatctttctaaattccatatatatgcgttagtatactgtactggtgtttttctttctgacttcactctgtataatgggctccagtttcatccatctcattagaactgattcaaatgcattcttttaaatagctgagtaatactccattgtgtgtatgtaccacagcaaAGCTGCAATTTCTATAGGAATCTCTATTTTTTTATTCCATTGataccttccccccccccccaaacatgTATAAAGACAGAATACCTGTGCAGTTCTAACTCGCCTGTAAGTCTCATAGAGTGAGTCTATGGGACACATAGACCCCTGGGTGGGGGGAACACATTCTCAGGGTGGGaagagcatttttttctttaagaaatctaAAACTACCATCACCCCCACTATCCTGTAGGAAAAGAGGCAGAATCAGAGGGAACAATTAACATcaaatttcaggcttttcctaAAGTGTAGTGTTTCCTGTCCCCTGGAAACAGTCCAAGGGTGGTGGAGACCATAGGTGGTGCAGTGGGGCAGCGAGGATGACCCACGGCTCCTCCCCCAGGCCCCGGCTGCCACTCTCTGAAACAGGACGGGGTGGGGGTCTCCCCTCTTCTCAGAAGAGGTAGAAGTCACCCCTGGTGAGGGCAGCAGGGCCTGGTAAGGTGCCCTCCTCAGAAGTGCCCTTCCTCTGAGCCCCCTAAATAAGATGTAGTGTACCCTCCAGGTGCAGGGACCTCAGAGAGGCACAGGAGAGCAGGAGCCTGAAGTgccagcctggggaggggagtgagaggtgggggggtgagaggtggagggagcgggaggtggggggggtgagaggtggggggagtgagaggtggggggagtgggaggtggagggagtgggaggtggggggagtgggaggtggggggagtgggaggcggggggagtgagaggtggagggagcgggaggtggggggagtgggaggtggggggagtgggaggtggggggagtgggaggcggGGGGAGTGAGAGGTGGAGGGAGCGGGAGGTGGTGGGGGTGAGaggtggagggagtgggaggtggggggagtgggaggtggggggagtgggaggcggggggggggtgagaggtggagggagtgggaggtggggggagtgggaggtggggggagtgggaggtggggggagtgagaggtggggggagtgagaggtggggggagtgagaggtggggggagtgagaggtggagggagtgggaggtggggggagtgggaggtggggggagtgggaggtggggggagtgggaggcggggggagtgggaggcggagggagtgggaggtggggggagtgggaggtggggggagtgggaggtggagggagtgggaggtggggggggtgagaggtggggggagtgagaggtggagggagtgggaggtggagggagcggcaggtggggggagtgagaggtggagggagtgggaggtggggggggtgagaggtggagggagtgggaggtggggggagtgagaggtggggggagtgagaggtggggggagtgagaggtggggggagtgagaggtggagggagtgggaggtggagggagtgggaggtggggggagtgggaggtggggggagtgggaggcggggggagtgggaggtggagggagtgggaggtggggggagtgggaggtggggggagtgggaggtggagggagtgggaggtggggggggtgagaggtggggggagtgagaggtggagggagtgggaggtggagggagcggcaggtggggggagtgggaggtggagggagtgggaggtggggggggtgagaggtggagggagtgggaggtggggggagtgggaggtgggggggagtgggaggtggagggagtgggaggtggggggggtgagaggtggggggagtgagaggtggggggagtgggaggtggagggagtgggaggtggggggagtgggaggtggggggagtgggaggcggggggagtgggaggtggagggagtgggaggtggggggagtgggaggtggggggagtgggaggcggGGGGGAGCGGCAGGTGGGGGGAGTGAGaggtggagggagtgggaggtggggggggtgagaggtggagggagtgggaggtggggggagtgggaggtggggggagtgggaggcggGGGGGAGCGGCAGGTGGGGGGAGTGAGaggtggagggagtgggaggtggggggggggtgagaggtggagggagtgggaggtggggggagtgggaggtgggggggagtgggaggtggagggagtgggaggtggggggggtgagaggtggagggagtgggaggtggggggggtgagaggtggagggagtgggaggtgggggggagtgggaggtggggggagtgggaggcgggggggagtgagaggtggggggagtgagaggtggggggagtgagaggtggggggagtgggaggtgggggtggtgaggggtgggggcggtgagaggtggggggagcggggggggtgagaggtgggggggggcgggaggtggggggagtgagaggtggggggagtgagaggtgggggggtgagaggtggggggagtgagaggtggggggagcgggggcggtgagaggtgggggggggcgggaggtggggggagtgagaggtggggggagtgagaggtgggggggtgagaggtggggggagtgagaggtggggggagcgggggggggtgagaggtgggggggcgggaggtggggggagtgagaggtggggggagtgagaggtgggggggtgagaggtggggggagtgagaggtggggggagcGGGAGGTGGGGGAGCGGAGCGGGAGGTGGAAGGaacgggaggtgggggggtgagaggtggggggagtgagaggtggggggagtgggaggtgggggtggtggaggggtgggggcggtgagaggtggggggagcggggggggggtgagaggtggggggggcgggaggtgggggggagtgagaggtgggggggtgagaggtggggggagcgggggggtgagaggtggggggggcgggaggtggggggagtgagaggtggggggagtgagaggtgggggggtgagaggtggggggagtgagaggtggggggagcGGGAGGTGGGGGAGCGGAGCGGGAGGTGGAAGGAacgggaggtggggggggtgagagatggggggagtgggaggtggggggagcgggaggtgggggggtgagaggtggggggagtgagaggtgggggggagtgggaggtggggggtggtgaggggtgggggcggtgagaggtggggggagcgggggtgggggtgagaggtgggggggcgggaggtggggggagtgagaggtggggggaggtgagaggtgggggggtgagaggtggggggagtgagAGGTGGGGGGAATGAGAGGTgggggggtgagaggtgggggggtgagaggtggggggagtgaggggtgggggcggtgagaggtggggggagcgggagggggggtgagaggtggggggagcgggaggtggggggagtgagaggtggggggagtgagaggtgggggtggtgaggggtgggggcggtgagaggtggggggagcgggggtgggggtgagaggtgggggggcgggaggtggggggagtgagaggtggggggagtgagaggtggggggggtgagaggtggggggaAGTGAGAGGTGGGGGGAATGAGAGGTGgggggggtgagaggtgggggggtgagaggtgggggagtgaggggtgggggcggtgagaggtggggggagcgggagggggggggtgagaggtgggggggagcgggaggtggggggagtgagaggtgcggggagtgagaggtgggggggtgagaggtggggggagtgagAGGTGGGGGGAATGAGAGGTgggggggtgagaggtgggggggtgagaggtgggggagtgaggggtgggggcggtgagaggtggggggagcgggagggggggtgagaggtggggggagcGGGAGGTGGGGgagtgagaggtggggggagtgagaggtgggggggtgagaggtgggggggAGCGAGAGATGGAGGGAGCGGGGGTTGGGGAGGCAGGCGGGTCACAGAACAAACAGCCCAGGGAGCTGCGAGGGGCTGCCTGTCTTCAGGGAGGAGACTGGAGCTCAGGCCCGCCAGTCGTGGGTCCCCCAGTGGGCTACCCTGATCTCGGGGGTCTGCGGGTATCTGGTCCCCAGTCCCCGGTCGGATCTGCCCCTGACCCCCCGCGAGTTCGAGGCAGGGCTCCGTCCTCTCAGTCTAGGCCTCAGGGCGCCCGCTCCCAGGCGGTAGATCTCTTCCGCGCCCCCAGCCCCGCGCCCTCGAGGCCTCCGTAGGTGGGCCTGGCAGGAGGAGGACGGCGCGTCACAGCTCAGGGTGGGCCCAGACCGTGGGAAGCAGGGAGGGGTCGCCGCCTGAGAAAGGGGCGCCAAAGAGGGGCTCTGACAGTCTTCGGGCTCAGATGTGATCCATCTAGTAAGACCCAGCCCAGCGCGCGGTCAGGGAGAGGCGTCTCGGGGTCCCCGCAGGAGGCGCGCGGGACAGAGAGGAGAGACGGGATATCCCGTGGCCGGGAGAAGGGTGTCCGGGTGCCCCGCGAAGCAGAGGCTGGACAGCGCTCAGCGGGGACCGCAGCGGAGAGGAAACGCGCCCGACAGGAGGGGGCGCTCCGGCCACCGCCAGCCGCGGCTCCCCGAGCCCCTGCCTCCCCCGCGCGGCCCTCCTCGCAGCCCCTCGCTGACCCCGCGCCCCCCGACCCCGACTCGCGCCCCGCCCGCACCCCCCCGGGCGCCCACGCCCCTCCCCGCACCCCCGCCTCGGTGGGGCGGCCCGCCTCCCCGCAAGGCCCCCCCGACGGCGGCAGCGCGCGCGGGAGCCGAGAGGCGGCGCTGGGCGGGGAGGCGCGCCCCGGGCTAGGCGGGGGATTCAAGCGCGTTATAAGGCGCGGAGCCCGGGGCAGAGTCCAGAAGCTGCGATCGCAGGCCAGAGGCATCCGCCGCCCGCATGGCCCCCGCCCGCTGCCCCGCGCGGGCCCTGCTGCTCGCCTACGCCAGCCTGCTGGCCGCCGCCGTGGGCCTGGGCTCCCCGGAGCCCGGCTCGCCCTCGGGGAGCCGCGCCCGCGACGAGCCGCCGCCCGGGAACGAACTGCCGGCGGGGCCGGCCGCCCGCCCGCCGGTAAGACGCCGCCCGGGCCCTGGAGACCTCGGGCCTCAGCCTCCCCTCCCGCAGCGCGCGCCCCTGGCTCCCCGGGCGCCCCGCGGGCGCCATGCGCTTGCTTCCGCGGCGGCGGGGAGCCCGGCGTCGCGAGCCCGCGGGGGCCGGGACTGGCCCGGTTGTCCTCTTCTCTCTAAAGGGGAGGGGAAAACGCTTAGCTTGCGGGCTTGGCACCGGAGGTCTGGGCGCTGGTCCCCTGCCCAGCCCGGCGCCTTAAGGGCCAGCCCTGACCTTGGCTTTTGGGGTTGTCATAAAAAGCAAAGTTCTACTGGACTGGGGGAAATGCCTGTTCTCTGGGGACTTTCAGGTTGGGAAGCTGGTAAAGTGTAAATAACTCCATCCTCCTGAAGTTGGGAAGAGGGTATCTGTAAAAGTGTGAGCAAgtccctgacccctgacccctccccaccccacgccTGCCCCCTATCTCCTTGGTGCCTTCTCTGAAAATAAACAGCTGTCTTCCTGTcaactggggagggagggagaaagtgtGTCTGGACGGTGTGCTGGGCTCCGATGTGTGTTTTCTGGCAAACGCTGAGCTCTGCCCTGCTCCTTCCTTTCTGGCTGCAGAAGCCAGGCAGTCAGGTTGGGGGCGACCAGGGGGTTGGGGCCTTCAGAGCTGCCCTCAGTGTGGGCGGGGCCTCCAGACAGGGAGGGGAGGGCTCCGGGGAGGGTGCTTGGAGCTTCTTTTCTCCGAAGATGCTGTGGGTGGTGCCCAGAGGCTCAGGCCGCACCTCTGCTCTCAGCATCACTTTGGGAACCACGACGCCCCCACTCGGGGACGCCCCCACTGAAGACAGGTGACAGTGGCAGCCAGCCCTGATCCCCCCGCCCCTGGGAGGGGCCTCCCCAGAGCCCTTGTTCCCATCGCCCCCTGCCATTTCCCGTGGACTGAAGGCAAAGCCTACCCCGACAGCCCACCTCAGCCCCCGGGGGCGCCAGGGGGCAGGGTTTCCAGAGGCTGGCCTGTGGCGGTCAGGAAACAGAGGGGCTTCAGGTGCttccaggggtgggggcaggggggttcTGGCCTTGGAGGCAGGGCTCCCTTCTGAGAGCCGCTGGAGGTTGGAGGCCCGATGCCCACCCACACTGCCACAGCCTGTCTCCCAGGCCCCCAGACTGACGTGGCTCCACCTGTTTCTGCCAACCTGGGGTCTGAGTCCCTCCACAGGCTCCTGGGCCAGTGGGAGGGCTGGCCTAGCACACAATCCACCCTGGACAGAGTCCTCCTCCCAGGTGTCCCCCCTGAGGGCGGCGTGGGACGGTGAACTGGGGTCACAGGTCCTCACGGAGAGGAACCACGGGGGGAGGCCTCGCAGGGCCCGGCACCCAGGGAGGTGTGGGGACGCCCTCGGCACTCTGAGGCCTCTTCCTCCGACCCACGTCCCTCCGTCACAGAagccccatccccatcacacaACACCGGCTCCTGAGAGAAGGCCCTGGACCCCTGCCGAGTGGCCGCGAGACCCCTGAGTCTGCCCAGCTCCAAGATCCCAGGGTCCTCCCACCAGCCGCCCGAGTCAGTGCCCATGACCTCATTCAAGCCCTCTTGAGCCAATTTCCTTCCCAGCTGGCAGCCTTGCCCGGAGCCCAGACTGTCCAGGGCCTGCCGCCCACAGGGCCGGATGCCTCTCCCTGGAAGTTACCTCCTGGAGCTCCACCATGTTAGGACTGGTCAGAATGCAGCCtgtggaggggggaggggtggacATTTCTGGACCCCTCACTGTCCCAGCTCGAGGCTCGTGTCTCAGAAGCCCTAAGGACAGGGAGGGGCCTTGCATCATCCTATCTCAGTGCTGGACACCCCACCCATGGTGCCTGAAACAGCCCGGAAAGGCAGGCCTTGCAGCCCTGAGGGCGGAAACTGGCCTCCTGAGAACTCCAGATCCCGGGGGTTGGTTGGGTGCCGCCTGGCCGTGGGCGGCCCTGCCTGAGCCCCTGGGGAGGCCGGTGGTCTGGTCCTCAGGGCGGGACACGCACTGCAGCTCCCCTGGAGGGAGgctgggaagggcccagcagTGCCAGCTTCCACCTGCCCTGAAGCTCTGCACCCCACCTTCCTCTGCCCATGCCCAGGGTCTTCCCCTGCAGGGTCCAGGCTGAGGAGTGGCTGTTCCCGGGGGTTGTCCTCCGCGGTTGGGAGGaaggggccaggggctggggctatGCTGTCTTGGGGGGCAGTACTGTTGACAGAGACGGGGACCCAGGGGGCCAGAGGATGCCAGTCCTGCGACCCCTTGCAAAGCGTTCGGTCTGCTTGGCCGGCAGCCCTGCCTAGGAGGCAAAACAACCCGCTGGCGGCTGTGTTCCAGGAGCCCCCCATGGAACGAGCCCACGGTCTCATCGACCCCCGAGACACCTGGATGCTCTTCGTCAGGCAGAGTGACAAGGGTGTCAACAGCAAGAGGGGGAGCAGGGGCAAGGCCAAGAAGCTGAAGGTGAGCACTGGAGCccagccagtgtgtgtgtgtgtgtgtgtgggtgtgaacCTCCACCCACAGGCCTTTCCCCAACCCCCCAGTCTACCACCATCACCCCATATCCTCACTCACTGACCCCCGGTCCCACCCTGAGCATTTCCAACAAGCACAGACCCTCAGCCTCAGGCCAGAGAGCACAGAAGTATCAAGTCAGGGGCCCATGTGACCCTGAGTTCGGGGTGCCTGTTCTGGCCATTTACCTGCACCCCTAGAATGCCAGGCAGCCTCCCTGGTTCCccactttctcttccctttctgtatCCTGGCCTGGGAGGCCTGGGCTGGGCTGCAGGGCAGTCAGGGACCGAGCAGGAGGGACCTGCGGGTGGGCCGGAGTGACACAGTCTGGGGGCCACCGGGGGCCTGGGCAGCCGCTGGTGCCCACCCTCCTTCAGCCTGGGTGGGGCCTGGTCCCTGCTTCTGATGGCTGACCCTTGCCTTGGGCCCCAGTGAGGGCCGCGTCCCCTGCGGTGAGGCgccctgctgagtcctggcctccctgctccccagggcCGCCCCAGCGACGGAGTGCCAGGCTCTGAGCCTGGGGCAGCCCGGCGGCTGGGAGGCCACCAGGGCCTGACCCGTCACCCCCAAGCTGAGCTGGGGGGTCCCTAGGCTCCTCCAGCAGGGTCCCGGACCAGTCCAGTGAGGGCTCCTTGAGGGCCCCCCCACCCGGGGGTGGCTTGCCGACTGGGGTGGTAACAGACTCAAAGGTGGCCTGGAGCGCCCCCTgcgcccctctccctccctcagccccagggATGGGCTGTGGCCTCCTTCTTCACAGCCTGGCCCCCAGTGCCCCACCAACCCCAGCCCTATGCCTGCAGCTTTCACTGCCTCCTCAGGGGAACTGGAGGCCAACCTCCCCCTCAGAGGTCAAAGCAGGAGTCTCCCTGTTTCCCGTAACCAGCCTTGGTGGCAAGAGCTCACCGAGAGGGTGCCCACAGTCTCCCCTCACCCACCCCGCCTGTTCAGAAGTCCTCACTGTCAGCCTTCTCTTTCAGCTTGGTCTGCCAGGACCCCCGGGGCCTCCCGGCCCCCAGGGCCCCCCAGGCCCCATCACCCCACCTGAGGTCCTACTGAAGGAGTTCCAGCTGCTGCTGAAAGGTAGGGGGTGGGTACCACACAGATACACACCCCACAGGGGAGAGCGGGGGCAGGGAGCCGAGATACCCCAGACCTTGGTCTTGTCGACCTGTATCTGGGAGGCCACGGCTCTGGTGCTGGCCCGGGTCAGGGCTGTGTGTGGGTCGGGGGctggtgggggtaggggaggagTGGGTGAGGGGGCGGCTTCACAGAGGAGCATGGACTTGGCCTCTGTGTTCAGTAGGCCCCTGGGGACCAGCCTCCAAGCCCCACCTGGGAGGCCGCTGAGCCTGCAAAAGCTGAGAGATCCAAGCCCCCGTTCCCCCAGTGGGGACTGTGAGGGAGGAGTCAGAGCTCCTTAAGCTTGCAGAGTGCTCCACTGAGCCCTGCAGGGAGACCAGGGAGATCTCAGGCCTCTTTCTTCCCCTCACCTGCGCCCCGCCTCTTCCCCTGACACATCGCTGCTGCTGGCTGCAGAGCCCAACGGGCAGGCCCCAGGAGGCTGCCTGCTCGGGGCGGGGAGGACAGTCCTGGGAGCACTGGGAGGAGCATGTTGGGGCTGAGGGCGCAGAGGGCGAGAGTTGAGGGGGCCTCAAGCACCCAGGGCGGTGTCCCTGCACTGAGGCGAGCTGCTGGGTGAGGGCTCTGGGTACCGACTAAAGTTCATTTCACCCTGAAGAGCTGTTGAGTCTTTCCCCACCTCTATTTAATgtactggggcttccttggtggctcagacggtaaagaatctgtctgccatgctggagacccgggttcgatccctgggtcaggaagatcccctggaggagggcatggcaacccactccagtattcttgcctggagaatcccatggacggaggagcctggtgggctacagtccacggggtcgccaagaggcagacacgactgagcgactagcaACTACACTTCATTTAAATAGACCAGCTTCAGCGGCTGAAGAACCTCCCCATTCTCTGCAATAATAATGTCTTTACACTCAGCTTCTTTCCCCAAATGACGGGTCTGGCTTATCCTGCTGCACTTCCTGattcaataaaaatgtaaacagagcaaaagcagcagcagccccgGGGTGAGAAGCGGTAGGATAaacaggtgaggcaggagaacaGGGGTCCtgggtgcaccagccctgagcttcCCGGTAGCCAAAGCGTGAAAGGAAACGGGAGTAGCCGCGGGATCGGGAAGCCGGTTCAGAAGACTCCGCAGGCCAGGGCGGGTCTTGGAATCCACGGGACGTGGATTCCCGAGCGCGGGCGCCCGGCGCGCGGTTCCAGGGGTCATTGGTCACGGTGCCTGCGCTCTCGGCGGCGCCCGGGTTTGGGGCAGGGGTCCGGGCGGGACACGGCAGGGCGGGCCGCGGCGTGGGATGGGGGTCCCGGCGCGACCACTGCCCGCTCTGTGCCAGGCGCGGTGCGCACGCGGGAGTGCGCGGAGTCCGAGCCCGGCCCGCGCGTTCCCGCCGCGGTGCCGGCCGGCAGCCCGGAGGACGACAAGGAGGCGGCGGCGGGGGACGCGGGCGTGCTGGCGCTGCTGGCCGCGCCCGTGGCCCCCGGCCCGCAGGCGCCGCGCGTCGAAGCCGCCTTCCACTGCCGCCTGCGCCGGGACGCGTCGGTGGAGCGGCGCGCGCTGCACGAACTCGGCCTCTACTACGTGGTGAgtccgggccggggcggg from Dama dama isolate Ldn47 chromosome 20, ASM3311817v1, whole genome shotgun sequence carries:
- the ERFE gene encoding erythroferrone produces the protein MAPARCPARALLLAYASLLAAAVGLGSPEPGSPSGSRARDEPPPGNELPAGPAARPPEPPMERAHGLIDPRDTWMLFVRQSDKGVNSKRGSRGKAKKLKLGLPGPPGPPGPQGPPGPITPPEVLLKEFQLLLKGAVRTRECAESEPGPRVPAAVPAGSPEDDKEAAAGDAGVLALLAAPVAPGPQAPRVEAAFHCRLRRDASVERRALHELGLYYVPDAEGAFRRGPGLNLTSGQYTAPVAGFYALAATLHVALAEPPRRGPPRPRDRLRLLICLESRCQHHASLEAVMGLESSSELFTISVNGVLYLQAGQYASVFLDNASGSPLTVRGGSHFSAVLLGV